One stretch of Amycolatopsis sp. NBC_00345 DNA includes these proteins:
- a CDS encoding purine-cytosine permease family protein: MVRTGQESPESDNRDSRSRLKVEAHGINVIGDADRRGRPRQLFWPWFGANVSILGLGYGSFALGFGISFWQAVVAGVIGIIFSFLLCGFIAVAGKRGSAPTMTLSRAAFGVRGNHLPSAISWILTVGWETVLTALATMATATVFERLGWGGGTTTKLVALVVVAGLTVVSGVLGFDLIMRLQTVITWVTGLLTIVYVVLVAGHVRWPAVAAVPAGSAQEFIGALVFLMTGFGLGWVNAAADYSRYLPRRASGRGVVGWTTFGASVAPVVLLVFGLLLAASSPELNQAVAADPIGALTTILPVWFLVPFAIVAVLGLVGGAVLDIYSSGLSLLSAGLRIPRYAAALVDGVIMIGGTIYLVFFGGTFLGQFQGFLTTLGVPVAAWCGVMLADVLLRRRDYAEADLFDPRGRYGDVRLGPITLIVVATALGWGLVTNASASWLHWQGYLLEPFGLGGSWAFANLGVLVALVLGFVVTLVFSRSRVRAQEEVG, from the coding sequence ATGGTCAGGACCGGGCAGGAGTCGCCCGAGAGCGACAACCGCGACAGCCGCAGCCGTCTGAAGGTCGAGGCGCACGGCATCAATGTCATCGGCGACGCCGACCGGCGCGGGCGGCCGCGGCAGTTGTTCTGGCCGTGGTTCGGGGCGAATGTGTCGATCCTCGGGCTCGGTTACGGCTCGTTCGCGCTGGGGTTCGGGATCTCGTTCTGGCAGGCGGTCGTCGCCGGGGTGATCGGGATCATCTTCTCGTTCCTGCTCTGCGGGTTCATCGCGGTGGCGGGCAAACGCGGCTCGGCACCGACGATGACGCTCTCGCGCGCGGCGTTCGGCGTGCGCGGCAACCACTTGCCGTCCGCGATTTCGTGGATTCTCACCGTTGGCTGGGAAACCGTCCTCACGGCGCTCGCCACCATGGCCACCGCCACCGTCTTCGAGCGGCTCGGATGGGGTGGCGGGACGACTACGAAACTCGTAGCGCTGGTCGTGGTCGCCGGGCTGACCGTGGTCAGCGGTGTGCTGGGCTTCGACCTGATCATGCGGCTGCAGACCGTCATCACCTGGGTCACCGGCCTCCTCACCATCGTCTACGTGGTGCTGGTGGCCGGGCACGTGCGCTGGCCGGCCGTCGCGGCGGTGCCGGCGGGCTCGGCGCAGGAGTTCATCGGCGCGCTGGTGTTCCTGATGACGGGCTTCGGGCTCGGCTGGGTCAACGCGGCCGCGGACTACTCGCGCTACCTGCCGCGGCGGGCGTCCGGGCGCGGGGTGGTCGGGTGGACGACGTTCGGCGCGTCCGTGGCACCGGTGGTGCTGCTGGTGTTCGGGCTGCTGCTGGCCGCGTCCTCACCGGAGCTGAACCAGGCCGTCGCGGCCGACCCGATCGGCGCGCTGACCACGATCCTGCCGGTGTGGTTCCTGGTGCCGTTCGCGATCGTCGCCGTGCTCGGGCTGGTCGGCGGCGCGGTGCTGGACATCTACTCGTCGGGCCTTTCGCTCCTGTCGGCCGGGCTGCGGATCCCGCGGTACGCCGCCGCGCTGGTCGACGGCGTGATCATGATCGGCGGGACCATCTACCTGGTCTTCTTCGGCGGCACGTTCCTCGGCCAGTTCCAGGGTTTCCTGACCACCCTCGGCGTGCCGGTGGCCGCGTGGTGCGGCGTGATGCTGGCCGACGTGCTGCTGCGCCGCCGCGACTACGCCGAGGCCGACCTGTTCGACCCGCGCGGCCGCTACGGCGACGTCCGCCTCGGCCCGATCACGCTGATCGTCGTCGCGACGGCGCTGGGCTGGGGCCTGGTGACCAACGCGTCGGCGAGCTGGCTGCACTGGCAGGGCTACCTGCTGGAGCCGTTCGGCCTCGGCGGCTCGTGGGCGTTCGCGAACCTCGGTGTGCTTGTCGCGCTGGTGCTCGGTTTTGTGGTGACGCTCGTGTTCTCCCGATCCCGGGTCCGGGCACAGGAGGAAGTCGGTTGA
- a CDS encoding Gfo/Idh/MocA family protein gives MVEKPVRWGIMGTGGIAGSFAEDLRLTDSGTVAAVGSRSRDGADRFADRLGITTRHGSYEDLANDPDIDVVYVATPHPMHHANALLALEAGKPVLVEKPFTMNAAEARELVAVARERGLFLMEAMWTRFLPHVRRIRELLGELGDVVTVIADHGQWFAEDPAFRLFAPELGGGALLDLGIYPVSFASMVLGAPNRVVSLSDPAFTGVDAQTSMLLGHASGAQAVLSCTLRAVGPTTATIVGTDARIEIEGAFYAPTSFTLIPRSGDRTRFEYADEGRGLRHEADEVALRLRAGETESPLMPLDETVSIMATMDEVLAQAATAG, from the coding sequence GTGGTCGAGAAGCCGGTGCGGTGGGGGATCATGGGCACGGGGGGCATCGCCGGGTCCTTCGCCGAAGATCTCAGGCTCACGGACTCCGGCACGGTCGCGGCCGTCGGCTCGCGGAGTCGGGACGGTGCCGACCGGTTCGCGGACCGCCTCGGCATCACCACGCGGCACGGCAGTTACGAGGACCTGGCGAACGATCCGGACATCGACGTCGTCTACGTCGCCACCCCGCACCCCATGCACCACGCCAACGCCCTGCTGGCGCTCGAGGCGGGCAAACCGGTGCTGGTGGAGAAGCCGTTCACGATGAACGCCGCGGAGGCCCGCGAGCTGGTCGCGGTCGCGCGGGAGCGGGGGCTCTTCCTGATGGAGGCGATGTGGACGCGTTTCCTGCCGCACGTCCGGCGCATCCGAGAGCTGCTGGGGGAGCTCGGCGACGTCGTCACGGTCATCGCGGACCACGGACAGTGGTTCGCCGAAGATCCCGCGTTCCGGCTGTTCGCCCCGGAGCTGGGCGGCGGCGCGCTGCTTGACCTCGGCATCTACCCGGTGTCGTTCGCGTCGATGGTCCTCGGCGCGCCGAACCGCGTGGTCAGTCTGTCCGACCCGGCGTTCACCGGTGTGGACGCGCAGACGTCGATGCTGCTCGGCCACGCGAGCGGCGCGCAGGCGGTGCTCAGCTGCACGCTGCGCGCGGTCGGCCCCACCACGGCGACGATCGTGGGCACCGACGCTCGCATCGAGATCGAGGGCGCTTTCTACGCCCCCACGTCGTTCACGCTGATCCCGCGGAGCGGCGACCGGACCCGGTTCGAGTACGCCGACGAGGGCCGCGGCCTGCGCCACGAGGCGGACGAGGTCGCGCTGCGCCTGCGCGCCGGCGAGACCGAGAGCCCGCTCATGCCGCTGGACGAGACCGTCTCGATCATGGCGACCATGGACGAGGTGCTCGCGCAGGCCGCCACCGCGGGCTGA
- the dusB gene encoding tRNA dihydrouridine synthase DusB encodes MEGVTALVETKPALKIGPYEVDPPVVLAPMAGITNVAFRSLCAEYGAGIYVCEMITARAVVERHPGTMHMMTFGEHEKPRSMQLYGVDPKTMREAVKIIVGEGLADHIDSNFGCPVAKVTRKGGGAALPFKRRLFADIVRESAAAAAAAGVPFTVKFRVGIDDDHQTFLDAGRIAEAEGAAAVSLHARTAAQRYSGQADWTKVAALKEAVTSIPVLGNGDIFSADDALRMVAETGCDGVVVGRGCLGRPWLFGELEAAFAGREVPQGPNLGEVARVLRRHAELLVAHDGSVKAMRDLRKHMAWYFMGFPVGSELRRSFAMVSSMDELDDLLTRLDHDTPFPANADGPRGRQGSPGKVTLPHGWLDDPDDDCVPEAEDMHSGG; translated from the coding sequence ATGGAAGGCGTGACTGCCCTAGTCGAGACGAAGCCCGCCCTCAAGATCGGCCCCTACGAGGTCGATCCCCCGGTTGTGCTCGCGCCCATGGCCGGGATCACCAACGTCGCATTCCGCAGCCTGTGCGCCGAGTACGGCGCCGGCATCTACGTCTGCGAGATGATCACCGCCCGCGCGGTCGTCGAGCGACACCCCGGGACCATGCACATGATGACCTTCGGCGAGCACGAGAAACCCAGGTCCATGCAGCTTTACGGCGTCGACCCGAAGACCATGCGCGAAGCCGTGAAGATCATCGTCGGCGAGGGGCTCGCCGACCACATCGACTCCAACTTCGGCTGTCCCGTCGCCAAGGTGACGCGGAAGGGCGGGGGCGCGGCGCTGCCGTTCAAGCGGCGGCTGTTCGCCGACATCGTGCGCGAGTCGGCGGCGGCCGCGGCCGCGGCCGGGGTGCCGTTCACGGTGAAGTTCCGCGTCGGGATCGACGACGACCACCAGACGTTCCTCGACGCCGGGCGCATCGCCGAGGCCGAGGGCGCGGCGGCGGTCAGCTTGCACGCCCGCACGGCCGCGCAGCGCTACTCCGGCCAGGCGGACTGGACGAAGGTCGCGGCGCTCAAGGAGGCCGTGACGAGCATCCCTGTACTCGGCAATGGCGACATCTTCTCCGCCGACGACGCACTGCGGATGGTCGCGGAAACCGGTTGCGACGGCGTGGTCGTCGGCCGCGGCTGCCTCGGCCGGCCGTGGCTGTTCGGTGAGCTCGAGGCCGCGTTCGCGGGCCGCGAGGTGCCGCAGGGGCCGAACCTGGGCGAGGTGGCGCGGGTGCTGCGGCGGCACGCGGAACTGCTCGTCGCCCACGACGGCTCGGTCAAGGCGATGCGCGACCTGCGCAAGCACATGGCCTGGTACTTCATGGGCTTCCCGGTGGGCTCCGAGCTTCGCCGCAGCTTCGCGATGGTGTCGAGCATGGACGAGCTGGACGACCTCCTCACCCGCCTCGACCACGACACCCCGTTCCCGGCCAACGCCGACGGCCCGCGCGGTCGCCAAGGCTCCCCCGGCAAGGTCACACTCCCGCACGGCTGGCTCGACGACCCGGACGACGACTGCGTCCCCGAGGCCGAGGACATGCACTCCGGCGGCTGA
- a CDS encoding Lrp/AsnC family transcriptional regulator, whose protein sequence is MGDENRTKVDDQRAPKALDGTDRTLIALLQHDGRASFTALAKAVGLSEGAVRQRVQRLLRDDMMQIVAVTAPENVDLTRQAMIGITVNGDPREIATRLSDLAHVHQVVLCAGRFDLLAELICRDDEHLLEVLGEEVRPIPGVTGTELFVYLKLAKQNYAWGKLTA, encoded by the coding sequence ATGGGTGACGAAAACCGCACGAAGGTCGATGACCAGCGTGCGCCGAAGGCGTTGGACGGCACCGACAGAACTTTGATCGCCTTGCTCCAGCATGACGGGAGGGCGTCGTTCACGGCGCTGGCCAAGGCGGTCGGGCTCTCGGAGGGCGCCGTGCGACAACGCGTCCAACGGCTGCTGCGCGACGACATGATGCAGATAGTCGCGGTGACGGCGCCGGAGAACGTGGACCTGACCCGCCAAGCGATGATCGGCATCACCGTGAACGGCGACCCCCGCGAAATCGCGACGCGGCTGTCGGATCTGGCCCACGTCCACCAGGTGGTGCTCTGCGCCGGCCGCTTCGACCTGCTGGCCGAACTGATCTGCCGCGACGACGAGCACCTGCTCGAAGTACTGGGCGAGGAGGTCCGGCCCATCCCCGGCGTGACGGGGACGGAGCTGTTCGTCTATCTGAAGCTGGCGAAGCAGAACTACGCGTGGGGGAAGCTGACGGCGTGA
- a CDS encoding NACHT domain-containing protein produces MAAWEASAIALVSAVVKSAAKLWLGDRRVAADVSASALDILQKQATGLNEKRRTRLLFENIEDRVAARMLPLLEVEFRTLEENEQQAAIDCVRKTFEQARLTHDDLFDADLDAGFLYRHLVHTFPGAPDRAFLAGAAEAFYHRVLRECCAYVIQLTSTLPGLQNEALPTLLRRETEILSAVQNVLTTLPASRSPEDFAADYRRQVVTTLDRMALYGAGLTRATRLYPLSVAYLSLSVTADPTTSSALRSADRIEEVLPHSNRILLRGEAGSGKTTLLQWIAVAAATGRLDETDTWAGLTPFLVRLRRYAEEDLPSPKRFLDVVGRHIADEMPPGWVTEQLRNGTAVLLIDGIDELPDKRRADVHEWLLQLVTTFPRARYVITTRPAAVPANWLGSEGFLEVSLQPMTPADVRTFVVRWHDAMPADHEALVDLDERRHSFLTTLGKRSALRRLAENPLLCALLCALHHENEGHLPENRMELYQVALKMLLDRRDAERKVNDGIKLAYRQKMALLSHIAYWLVRNGHSDAAYADVLRIIDNKLHAIGEVVEGTRAVYRYLLDRGGVLREPVPGRVDFLHRTFQEYLAAAAAMAEDDTGVLVDKAHLDDWREVVLLAVGHANNVQREHLLSALLTREADPQTRTKLDLLTVACLETSPELSKDVRAEIQRRMGALLPPQDFAAVTYLVSAGEYVTELLTNIAPTSTKSACAVVRTASLIGGPSALEVLSQLGTSCDTQVVDELVKAWQRFDWEQYARQVLARSPLVDGHLNITSPDQVTGLEHLEHLSSLSCRFEHERSYGRLDFVPRLHRLRHLYVRDNGGYDLTSLAGTTVTHLTITGIVPPDRLDLSPLASVDWLRSLRAAGPTSGWAELATLPWLNSLALNWVLRRDRLVALSGLPDLQELELGHVHDLVNLAPLFFLNRPRTLTLRNCDRLRDIRGLSHWSGTLRTLSLVSCPKADLNGLASLHSLKQLEVSGNPVADLEWAKGLDSLDSLALREVESLPSLEPLRFLRHLRALDLRGSGQVYLGKLAERADIVVHVDNWQKVIGVSTTTAPPRVIRH; encoded by the coding sequence ATGGCTGCATGGGAAGCATCCGCCATTGCGCTGGTATCGGCTGTGGTCAAATCGGCTGCCAAGTTGTGGCTGGGGGACCGTCGCGTCGCGGCCGATGTTTCGGCGAGCGCGCTTGACATCCTGCAGAAGCAGGCGACCGGTCTCAATGAAAAGCGCAGGACGAGGCTACTTTTCGAGAACATCGAAGACCGCGTCGCGGCTCGAATGCTGCCGCTGCTGGAAGTCGAATTCCGCACGCTCGAGGAGAACGAGCAGCAGGCGGCCATCGACTGCGTCCGGAAAACGTTCGAACAGGCCAGGCTGACCCATGATGACCTCTTCGACGCCGACCTTGACGCGGGATTTCTATACCGACATCTGGTGCACACCTTTCCAGGGGCTCCGGACCGCGCGTTCCTGGCCGGCGCGGCAGAGGCGTTCTATCACAGGGTGCTCCGCGAGTGTTGCGCCTATGTCATCCAATTAACGAGCACGCTTCCCGGGTTGCAGAACGAAGCACTGCCCACCCTGCTTCGCCGGGAGACGGAGATCCTTTCCGCCGTCCAGAACGTCCTGACCACGCTGCCCGCGAGCCGATCACCAGAGGACTTCGCCGCGGACTACCGACGACAGGTTGTCACCACGCTCGACCGCATGGCGCTGTACGGCGCGGGCCTGACTCGCGCCACCCGGCTGTACCCCCTGTCGGTGGCCTATCTCAGCCTCAGCGTCACCGCGGATCCCACCACAAGCAGCGCACTGCGGTCCGCGGATCGCATTGAAGAGGTTCTGCCTCACTCGAACCGAATCCTGCTGCGCGGCGAGGCCGGGTCCGGCAAGACAACGCTGCTCCAGTGGATCGCCGTCGCCGCGGCTACTGGGCGTCTGGACGAAACGGACACTTGGGCAGGACTGACCCCGTTCCTGGTTCGGCTGCGGCGGTACGCCGAGGAGGACTTGCCATCACCAAAGAGGTTCCTGGACGTAGTCGGACGCCATATCGCCGACGAAATGCCCCCCGGCTGGGTAACCGAGCAACTGCGTAACGGTACGGCTGTCCTGCTCATCGACGGTATCGACGAGCTACCCGACAAACGCCGCGCCGACGTTCACGAATGGCTTCTTCAGCTGGTCACGACCTTCCCGCGGGCCCGCTACGTGATCACAACCCGTCCGGCAGCGGTGCCGGCCAATTGGCTAGGTTCGGAGGGCTTTCTCGAAGTATCGCTCCAACCGATGACGCCTGCGGACGTGCGGACCTTTGTGGTCCGATGGCACGACGCGATGCCTGCCGACCACGAAGCACTCGTCGACCTGGACGAGCGTCGGCACAGCTTCCTCACCACTCTCGGCAAGCGTTCGGCGCTTCGCCGCCTGGCGGAAAATCCCCTACTGTGCGCCCTGCTCTGTGCCCTGCATCATGAGAACGAGGGCCATTTACCCGAGAACAGGATGGAGCTCTACCAAGTAGCACTGAAGATGCTGCTGGACCGTCGTGATGCCGAGAGGAAAGTCAACGACGGAATCAAGCTCGCCTATCGGCAAAAGATGGCCCTACTGAGCCACATCGCCTACTGGCTCGTCCGCAATGGACACAGCGACGCGGCCTACGCAGACGTGCTGAGGATCATCGACAACAAGCTGCACGCAATTGGCGAGGTAGTCGAAGGAACCCGGGCGGTCTACCGGTACTTGCTCGACCGCGGTGGCGTGCTTCGCGAACCAGTACCCGGCCGGGTCGACTTCCTGCACCGGACGTTCCAGGAATACCTGGCGGCCGCCGCCGCGATGGCCGAAGACGATACCGGGGTGCTCGTTGACAAGGCCCATCTGGACGACTGGCGTGAGGTCGTTCTCCTCGCCGTCGGCCACGCCAACAACGTGCAGCGCGAGCACTTGCTTTCCGCCTTGTTGACCAGGGAAGCCGACCCCCAGACCCGAACCAAACTGGACCTGCTCACCGTCGCCTGCCTGGAAACCTCACCCGAGCTGAGCAAAGATGTCCGCGCGGAGATCCAGCGCCGAATGGGCGCGCTCCTTCCGCCTCAGGACTTCGCTGCTGTCACCTACCTGGTGTCGGCCGGCGAGTACGTCACCGAACTGCTCACCAACATCGCCCCGACATCGACGAAGAGTGCCTGTGCCGTCGTCAGGACGGCTTCGCTGATCGGCGGCCCCAGCGCACTCGAAGTGCTATCGCAGCTGGGCACCAGTTGCGATACCCAAGTCGTGGACGAACTCGTCAAGGCGTGGCAACGGTTCGACTGGGAGCAGTACGCCCGCCAAGTGCTTGCCCGTTCCCCGCTGGTGGACGGGCACCTCAACATCACCAGTCCCGACCAGGTGACCGGGCTGGAGCACCTCGAGCACCTGTCCTCACTCAGCTGTCGCTTCGAACACGAGCGCAGCTACGGCCGGCTGGATTTCGTCCCGCGCCTGCACCGATTGCGGCATCTGTATGTAAGGGACAACGGTGGCTACGACCTCACCTCACTGGCCGGGACGACGGTGACCCACTTGACGATCACCGGGATCGTGCCGCCCGATCGCCTCGATCTCTCACCGCTGGCGTCAGTCGACTGGCTCCGCTCATTGCGTGCCGCAGGCCCCACCTCCGGCTGGGCCGAGCTGGCGACACTGCCGTGGCTCAACTCGTTGGCCCTGAACTGGGTACTTCGGCGCGATCGACTCGTGGCGCTGTCCGGCTTGCCTGACCTCCAGGAGCTGGAGCTGGGCCACGTGCACGACCTTGTCAACCTCGCGCCGCTGTTCTTCCTCAACCGGCCGCGGACGCTCACACTGCGCAATTGCGACCGACTGCGAGATATTCGCGGGCTGTCTCACTGGTCTGGCACGTTGCGAACACTTTCTCTTGTGTCCTGTCCGAAGGCCGACCTGAATGGGTTGGCCAGCTTGCACAGTCTGAAGCAGCTAGAGGTGTCAGGAAACCCCGTCGCCGACCTCGAATGGGCCAAAGGGTTGGACAGCCTCGATTCCCTGGCCCTGCGTGAAGTCGAGTCGCTGCCCTCACTGGAGCCACTGAGGTTCCTGCGGCACCTGCGTGCGTTGGATCTTCGCGGGAGCGGTCAGGTCTACCTGGGCAAACTCGCCGAACGAGCTGACATCGTTGTGCACGTGGACAACTGGCAGAAGGTGATCGGTGTGAGCACGACCACTGCACCGCCGCGGGTCATCCGTCACTAA
- a CDS encoding Hsp20/alpha crystallin family protein: MLIRTDPFAQFDRLTQQAFRGQGTSPRPAAMPMDAYRAGDEYVLQFDVPGVARDSIDVSVERNVLTVKASREAGYAEDAKVQVSERPRGSFSRQLFLGDTLDTTNVAAEYVDGVLTLRIPFAEKAQPRKITINGDPKQLDA, translated from the coding sequence ATGTTGATCCGGACCGACCCGTTCGCCCAGTTCGACCGGCTGACCCAGCAGGCCTTCCGCGGCCAGGGCACTTCCCCTCGCCCCGCCGCGATGCCGATGGACGCCTACCGCGCGGGTGACGAGTACGTGCTGCAGTTCGACGTCCCCGGCGTGGCCAGGGACTCGATCGATGTGAGCGTCGAGCGCAACGTCCTGACCGTGAAGGCGTCTCGCGAAGCCGGCTACGCCGAGGACGCCAAGGTGCAGGTCTCCGAGCGCCCGCGCGGCAGTTTCTCGCGCCAGCTCTTCCTCGGCGACACCCTCGACACCACCAACGTCGCCGCCGAGTACGTCGACGGCGTGCTGACCCTGCGAATCCCCTTCGCCGAGAAGGCCCAGCCCCGCAAAATCACCATCAACGGCGACCCGAAACAACTCGACGCCTGA
- a CDS encoding DUF2339 domain-containing protein: protein MTTEGETLHRLADEINDLGRRLAVVGAELRGVEVAVTAAEPSPGLSTSGFQAEGVPQTPSAATGDPRVRPPESAAAQGNPNMPQDPAVGQSDPSTLPPGSPTVPGDPRTQPQDPVAAQGDPRFGAPGLFAPSAAPSTPAYGTAYPYPYPGTQPHGHGMPHPAPPQPQYAQPMPQYFAMPPQQPYVPPPTLAERLRKEGAGARVLAWVGGAVTLLGVVLLLVLAVQRGWLGPLPRVLVGAAFGAALVGAGAWLHRKPAARTGAFALAATGIATLYLDAVAATSLYDFLPVPAGLGAGLVIAVGGLLLAVKWDSSLLASAVVVGCGVCAPLITWGFTPELVTFLLMLQIATAPVQFRREWWALSLAAALPPLTTSVIGSALHTQNVPVAVAAGVVSAALALIMLRRKENDPAAMAVLASAVLPVLVAAALLPKTQSALLAGGAAVVLVATGLLVRGNSGNVVVIAGLVAALQATVTQFDGGAVLLGEAVVLAFAARWTRNRFVLGGALAFAVIGWLVALVTDVTPALLIVAHARTTADLLTGLAAAVLLLAVAVALPWAAVRLEVLKPAKIVTWLPAGLAALHGAAGVVLCASLLVIPSRSGFLTGHALITVSWTVTALVLLLRGIDAVALRVVGLVLVGAAVLKLVLFDLAALDGLARVAAFLGAGLVLMVAGARYARLVASR from the coding sequence ATGACTACCGAAGGCGAAACCCTCCACCGCCTGGCCGACGAGATCAACGACCTCGGCCGGCGCCTGGCAGTGGTCGGGGCCGAGCTGCGCGGCGTTGAGGTCGCGGTCACCGCTGCGGAGCCGTCGCCTGGCCTGTCGACGTCGGGTTTCCAGGCGGAGGGGGTTCCGCAGACGCCGTCGGCGGCTACAGGCGACCCGCGTGTTCGTCCGCCGGAATCGGCGGCCGCGCAAGGGAATCCGAACATGCCGCAGGACCCGGCCGTGGGCCAAAGCGACCCGAGCACGCTGCCGCCGGGATCGCCCACCGTGCCGGGCGATCCCCGCACGCAGCCGCAGGATCCGGTTGCTGCGCAAGGGGATCCGCGGTTCGGCGCGCCGGGGCTGTTCGCGCCGTCGGCCGCGCCGTCCACGCCCGCTTACGGCACCGCCTACCCGTATCCCTACCCCGGCACGCAACCCCACGGCCACGGCATGCCCCATCCGGCGCCCCCGCAACCCCAGTACGCCCAGCCCATGCCGCAGTACTTCGCGATGCCGCCGCAGCAGCCCTACGTGCCGCCGCCGACGTTGGCGGAACGGTTGCGGAAGGAAGGCGCCGGGGCGCGGGTGCTCGCGTGGGTCGGCGGTGCGGTCACCCTGCTGGGCGTGGTGCTGCTGCTGGTGCTCGCCGTGCAGCGGGGGTGGCTCGGGCCGTTGCCGCGGGTGCTTGTCGGGGCGGCGTTCGGGGCCGCGCTCGTCGGGGCAGGCGCGTGGCTGCACCGCAAACCCGCCGCGCGCACGGGCGCGTTCGCCCTTGCCGCGACCGGCATCGCGACGCTCTACCTCGACGCCGTCGCCGCGACCTCGCTCTACGACTTCCTGCCCGTCCCAGCGGGACTCGGCGCCGGACTCGTCATCGCGGTCGGCGGCCTGCTCCTTGCCGTCAAATGGGACTCCTCTCTGCTCGCCAGTGCGGTCGTGGTCGGGTGCGGGGTGTGCGCGCCCCTGATCACGTGGGGGTTCACACCGGAGCTGGTGACGTTCCTGCTCATGCTCCAGATCGCGACGGCGCCTGTCCAGTTCCGGCGTGAGTGGTGGGCCCTTTCGCTCGCCGCGGCATTGCCGCCCTTGACAACGTCGGTGATCGGCAGCGCGCTGCACACGCAGAACGTCCCGGTCGCCGTGGCCGCAGGCGTCGTGAGCGCCGCACTTGCGCTGATTATGTTGCGGCGTAAGGAAAATGACCCGGCGGCGATGGCCGTGCTCGCGTCCGCCGTCCTGCCCGTTCTGGTCGCCGCCGCGCTGTTGCCGAAGACCCAGTCGGCCCTTCTGGCGGGTGGCGCGGCCGTGGTGCTGGTCGCGACTGGGCTCCTCGTGCGGGGGAATTCCGGCAACGTCGTGGTGATCGCCGGCCTCGTCGCCGCGCTGCAGGCCACCGTCACGCAGTTCGACGGCGGCGCGGTCCTGCTCGGGGAGGCCGTTGTGCTCGCCTTCGCCGCGCGGTGGACGCGCAATCGGTTCGTGCTCGGCGGCGCGCTCGCGTTCGCGGTGATCGGCTGGCTGGTCGCGCTCGTCACGGACGTCACGCCGGCGCTGCTGATCGTCGCCCACGCGCGCACCACGGCGGACCTGCTGACCGGCCTTGCCGCCGCCGTCCTGCTGCTGGCCGTGGCGGTCGCGCTGCCGTGGGCCGCGGTCCGGCTGGAGGTGCTGAAACCCGCCAAAATCGTGACCTGGCTGCCCGCGGGACTGGCCGCGCTGCACGGCGCCGCCGGTGTGGTGCTCTGCGCGTCGCTGCTGGTGATCCCGAGCCGGTCCGGGTTCCTGACCGGCCACGCGCTGATCACCGTGTCCTGGACGGTCACCGCCCTTGTCCTGCTCCTGCGCGGTATCGACGCCGTCGCGCTGCGCGTGGTCGGGCTGGTGCTGGTCGGGGCCGCCGTGCTGAAGCTCGTGCTGTTCGACCTGGCCGCGCTGGACGGCCTCGCGCGCGTCGCCGCGTTCCTCGGCGCCGGGCTGGTGCTGATGGTCGCGGGCGCGCGTTACGCGCGGCTCGTGGCGTCGCGTTAG
- a CDS encoding DUF6328 family protein — MTDAEDRERTTEGQVGAGPDDARRVEAENADIDAENTGETRNQKLQRNIGELLQELRVAQAGVQILFGFLLAVVFTDRFHNASELEKALHLCAVLLTVAATALLTAPAAWHRVLFRTGRREEILHVGNRFVLVGLACLAAAITVTVALIAEVVYGLVAMTVVAVLTLLLFGTLWGLIPYRIRRDQAALRD; from the coding sequence ATGACCGACGCTGAGGATCGCGAGCGCACCACCGAGGGCCAGGTGGGTGCGGGGCCCGATGATGCCCGGCGCGTGGAGGCGGAGAACGCGGACATCGACGCCGAGAACACCGGCGAGACCCGCAACCAGAAGCTGCAGCGCAACATCGGCGAGTTGCTCCAGGAGCTGCGCGTGGCGCAGGCCGGGGTGCAGATCCTGTTCGGGTTCCTGCTGGCGGTGGTGTTCACGGATCGGTTCCATAACGCGAGCGAGCTCGAAAAGGCGCTGCACCTGTGCGCCGTTCTGCTCACGGTGGCGGCGACGGCGCTGCTGACCGCCCCCGCGGCGTGGCACCGGGTGCTGTTCCGGACCGGCCGGCGCGAAGAGATCCTGCACGTCGGCAATCGGTTCGTGCTGGTTGGGCTGGCTTGCCTCGCCGCGGCGATCACGGTGACGGTCGCGCTCATCGCGGAAGTCGTCTACGGACTGGTCGCGATGACGGTCGTCGCGGTGCTCACGTTGCTGCTGTTCGGGACGCTCTGGGGACTGATCCCGTATCGGATTCGGCGGGACCAGGCCGCCTTGCGCGATTGA